A window of Polaribacter litorisediminis contains these coding sequences:
- a CDS encoding response regulator: MKRKIYVHVADDHKIVIEGIMAVIDTDNDIKVRGYSLTGKEVVDWFEAKENKADVLILDITMPIIDGIGVLRYFKANKIKQKVIILSSYDDINIVQEMLALGCKGYITKNNAGEHIIKAIKAVAKGEQYFSDDIQRELFKSFSGQGAFKNGSSDEDLIEELTERELIVLKLIVKQYSSPEIAHILKVSNSTVETHRKNLFKKIKVKNSVGLAMFAVKNKIVLINNMSDL, from the coding sequence ATGAAGAGAAAGATATACGTTCACGTAGCAGATGACCATAAAATTGTAATTGAAGGCATCATGGCTGTAATAGATACTGATAACGACATAAAAGTTAGAGGATATTCTTTAACAGGAAAAGAGGTCGTCGATTGGTTTGAAGCTAAAGAAAACAAAGCAGATGTTTTAATTTTAGATATTACGATGCCCATCATAGACGGAATTGGAGTTTTAAGATATTTTAAAGCAAATAAAATTAAACAAAAGGTTATTATTCTTTCTTCTTATGATGATATAAATATTGTGCAAGAAATGCTAGCGTTAGGTTGTAAAGGATATATCACAAAGAATAATGCAGGAGAGCATATTATAAAAGCTATCAAGGCGGTTGCTAAAGGAGAGCAATATTTTAGTGATGATATTCAAAGAGAACTTTTTAAATCGTTTTCAGGACAAGGAGCATTTAAAAATGGTTCGTCTGATGAGGATTTAATAGAAGAGCTAACAGAAAGAGAATTAATTGTTTTAAAGTTGATTGTAAAACAATACAGTTCTCCAGAAATCGCTCATATTTTAAAAGTAAGTAATAGTACAGTAGAAACACATAGAAAAAATTTATTTAAAAAAATAAAAGTTAAAAATTCAGTAGGTCTAGCAATGTTTGCGGTAAAAAATAAGATAGTATTAATAAATAATATGTCAGATCTTTAA
- a CDS encoding tetratricopeptide repeat-containing sensor histidine kinase, whose product MSSVFLIKNDSLIELKYGKALQLFKTEKFGEALEKSLDYIDECKEAGNEYWIYKFTLLLADIYDKSNKFEKSIQYYRESLSKISAPLTEKNNAKINEVVFAEIFLKIGSAYHKLSQAEQENNKYFYLDSAKVYYEKLERFPQLNPEIKNIIAKAYSNLSGIYEQDSIYDKAENYVRKAIEVHRESKNSINRAAALNNLGNIFLSQKKYKKSKEIYKEAIHLIKNDSSSKANRVKSGLYFNLAWAMRNLKDYKAYDLQEQSHELQGDIREKEISGIIEQITQEYNFEAQKELFQEQEEVKRLRDQRIFWSFAILGLLIIISLVYFLNLYKLKQKNLALKLKQVALIQNQNLEKLKSETQVRILNATIDGKESERKEIAETLHDSVSALLSSANLHLQAARKQFNGSTIIEIDKTQKIIVEASQKIRDLSHNLVSSVLLKFGLNFAVRDIAEKYSNSELHINTDIKNTKRYHQSFEIKVYHIIQEFVNNILKHSKADNALIELKEKNNKLILVISDDGIGFDRTKINMKKGIGISQIEARIQMMKGKFEIESSLNNGTKIFIELPVL is encoded by the coding sequence ATGTCTTCTGTATTTTTAATTAAAAATGATTCATTAATTGAACTTAAATACGGTAAAGCTTTGCAGCTTTTTAAAACCGAAAAGTTTGGGGAAGCTTTAGAGAAATCTTTAGATTATATAGATGAGTGTAAAGAGGCAGGAAATGAATATTGGATTTATAAGTTTACTTTACTTTTAGCAGATATTTATGATAAATCAAACAAATTTGAAAAATCTATTCAGTACTATAGGGAATCATTAAGTAAAATTAGTGCGCCCTTGACCGAGAAGAATAATGCAAAAATTAATGAGGTTGTATTTGCTGAAATTTTTTTAAAAATAGGTAGTGCATATCATAAACTTTCACAAGCGGAGCAAGAAAACAATAAATATTTTTATCTAGATAGTGCAAAAGTATACTATGAAAAGTTAGAGAGGTTCCCTCAATTAAATCCAGAGATCAAAAATATTATAGCAAAAGCCTACAGCAATTTATCTGGTATTTATGAACAAGATTCAATTTACGATAAAGCAGAAAATTATGTTAGGAAAGCTATTGAAGTGCATAGAGAAAGTAAGAATAGCATAAATAGAGCTGCTGCTTTAAATAATTTAGGGAATATCTTTTTGTCGCAAAAAAAATATAAGAAATCTAAGGAAATTTATAAAGAAGCTATCCATCTTATTAAGAATGATAGTAGTTCAAAAGCTAATAGAGTGAAATCTGGTTTGTATTTTAATTTGGCTTGGGCCATGAGAAATTTAAAAGATTATAAAGCATATGACCTTCAAGAACAGTCTCATGAGTTACAAGGAGATATTAGAGAAAAAGAAATCAGTGGAATTATAGAACAAATTACGCAAGAATATAATTTTGAAGCTCAAAAAGAACTATTTCAAGAGCAAGAAGAAGTGAAACGACTAAGAGATCAAAGAATTTTTTGGAGTTTTGCAATATTAGGCCTCTTGATTATAATTTCTCTAGTGTATTTCTTAAATCTATACAAATTAAAACAAAAGAATTTAGCTTTAAAGTTAAAACAAGTAGCGCTTATTCAAAATCAAAATTTAGAGAAATTAAAATCTGAAACGCAAGTCAGAATTTTAAATGCAACGATAGATGGTAAAGAGTCAGAAAGAAAGGAAATTGCAGAAACGTTGCATGATAGTGTAAGTGCCTTACTTTCTTCTGCGAATCTGCACTTACAGGCTGCAAGAAAACAGTTTAATGGTAGTACAATTATTGAAATAGATAAAACGCAAAAAATAATTGTAGAAGCTTCTCAAAAAATTAGAGACTTATCGCATAATTTGGTTTCTTCAGTTTTATTAAAATTCGGTTTAAATTTTGCAGTTAGAGACATTGCAGAAAAGTATTCTAATTCTGAATTACATATAAATACCGATATTAAAAATACTAAAAGATATCATCAAAGCTTTGAAATTAAGGTGTATCATATTATTCAAGAGTTTGTCAATAATATTTTAAAGCATAGTAAAGCAGATAATGCGCTCATCGAATTAAAAGAAAAAAATAATAAGTTAATTCTTGTCATTTCAGATGACGGTATTGGTTTTGATAGAACGAAAATAAACATGAAAAAGGGGATAGGAATCAGTCAGATAGAAGCTAGAATTCAAATGATGAAAGGGAAATTTGAGATAGAATCTTCCTTAAATAATGGAACTAAGATTTTTATAGAACTTCCTGTTTTATAG
- a CDS encoding metallophosphoesterase family protein, translated as MKKILLLSDTHSYMDDQILKFIKQADEVWHAGDIGHLEVTDAIKKLKPLRAVFGNIDDKDARAEFSLDAKFSIEDVSVWMTHIGGYPHRYNQRIREEITMNPPKIFISGHSHILKVQYDKKLNLLHLNPGAAGNHGFHKIRTMLRFEIDEAAIKNLEIIELAKRG; from the coding sequence ATGAAAAAAATATTGTTATTATCGGATACTCATAGTTATATGGATGATCAAATTTTAAAATTCATAAAACAGGCTGATGAGGTATGGCATGCTGGTGATATTGGTCATCTAGAAGTTACAGATGCTATTAAAAAACTGAAACCATTACGTGCTGTTTTTGGTAACATTGATGATAAAGATGCTAGAGCGGAATTCTCGTTAGATGCCAAATTTTCGATTGAAGATGTTTCCGTTTGGATGACTCATATTGGTGGTTACCCACATAGATACAATCAAAGAATTAGAGAAGAGATTACTATGAATCCACCAAAAATTTTTATTTCGGGTCATTCTCATATCTTAAAAGTTCAATATGATAAAAAGTTGAATTTATTACATTTAAACCCCGGCGCTGCCGGAAATCATGGATTTCATAAGATTAGAACCATGCTTCGTTTTGAAATAGATGAAGCAGCCATAAAAAACTTAGAAATTATAGAATTGGCAAAACGAGGTTAG